A single region of the Plasmodium malariae genome assembly, chromosome: 7 genome encodes:
- the PmUG01_07017500 gene encoding conserved Plasmodium protein, unknown function produces the protein MKIEVKEHLINIMFNNNAHVSNQQKRFNGNVEDIIVTYSGAFMNFTKQRCYNKYNTKAISATSISELYIFCVYPNIHLKKKYSSYIVESNYQIVMSQRQVLIINLFVIFFLLEIRKYIKEILLHFIKNFFLFFVKTYLLIFCNWSSFSVFSHISYIHLLLHNDSWDTFNFTKYVLFFNCVQKFNSNVVSLKYKNNHILKSIKNKDNEKKNHIIQYKNSSCALIIFLLSIRGRKDEKIKNALFYYIEENNYTKFDKNRIIEKNNHIKIKMIMIIKVTITEIIIIYYVSLVENILFLCIPIIKNVHHLLYHHKNTKLFNTQEYLPVEREMRIINKCGKAFLTNFSQILHFFLCVAIQHYIPPDGHQFARHFKLDSIIHFLILKVVLHSQNHFKINVSYEHTFITLQLIAYLTEICKKDFPFFATKVFCMIKNLKEGRMPFSVERRNNKISKKGNNNCNHSNSSGKNNNIGNNNIGNNNIGNNNIGNNNIGNNNIGNNNIGNNNIDNNNIGNNNIGNNNIGNNNIGNNNRNNMSIYMNCERKVRYEEMFNLSKNRHSYFRNQYRQSGKVGKRTCMNMIRVKNGKLAKKFMCEMTLKNSLEYKSKGEIRNSEEYSGRNDHNSNTYSREGNEHNHRRGSRDSGQNSEKGSGSEQDSNSKKSNGNENNYNNSGNNNNKNSNSSGGNNNNSEGNDNDNSNNNDEDNKNNKGEDDFVGDDKSNDERSNNDNDNNEDINVEGNNNKGEINVNGNENKDAEGINNVDAGNSTANCKSSSRSRSNNNNITSCNDNICNQSNVNITDEGRTISSSNKICDESDNSTKEHKQNGEDKEKKNLKITKRMLKNLSFMSFNTGLLEYKICGICIYQNPPFISSRLLHIPFALKKTNADIIALQEVYDEKHVEYLKSNLNSSYPFCARDNYCSDIFMNKFIGANKVDGNEENGPRSNIVEGSNKQGGKGDDKNDEKSYSKNDGKSYSKNDGKSYSKNDRKSDVKSSDIGDDKCSNSSIINNACKRNSLNYCKNGGKRNNPNISNANMNSRSGVQRKEKNCKKKKYFALHHGLLVFSKYPIIYSYFHQFKHVTYLENLFGTKGFLEVVIDVPFFSYITLVNMHLASGAVDTESKYIEKVRDFEIKQIMKIARNAEKRNTIPIIIGDLNAAPNLCPNNYSSFIKRGWKDAWLYARNVKKKKIKQVLAKPLRQLKRSKTPVISPNLYNQFDCLLPADNKQIGYEFVYESGGNDVDKRIYSLNKSDDSASKYGNKIGNKNGSKIGNKTDGYGTNEGCIYLDSGSSDHDNSNIDCCQCALKSIYLENSREKKENRKNNKSINNKSTAIFLGKKRSNNNSEENYNSEKIVKSGENYNSTFYANSAKLLCNNCKNPHFLNLCNDDSKQLRKSVKKCELHENNIVSPITYLETNNFKPCAMKFESSSVNNDNSMNSNNNNVNNTIKTGTYMHFKKLKNGFCVVCHYKNKEKSNENSNTCFLGTSLCICNNSRAIKTIVKIKKKKRKYFNHINVKKKKRYKQVRSTYRKNSKTDNVDIKLNNINNNENYFYFNEISCSKSNPIKNFVSHFSKNNDFPNYDIKSGKRNLHATSTFCVAKLDEEKEGCFPSSDIKYKGYDSEDIKNISTDVINTCTCISSSYTDISKNCLDIRNSNNYTSVDYIKKGKDICMRSIPNIKNETRPSNICGNIHQKNDSIRTQKNIQRCSTCDIIKWDTKLNNNIVYNKISLFKNNEKRNTSNEVMTKYYEQSDYCAGKKEEYYNNFKNCTNNNSDYNLYSSDISSDSNRSYTDLYDDEEEEVEEEEETEEGEEVEEGEEDMNDLSDTNWNSSRCFISKVDYTNNKKGLVSEVEKGYTYSDATNRVIRKNKENDILNGEVFVKNEHNGNMRRDLTDDVPITEKSGVLGNHEIKNEDHYKCHYKECYKGRFRDITNSLCCDSYKEGNTTLTHIYNENPQNGIYSEKIKKIEKNNSRLNKSSSHDEGQEGVNYIRTNYQDKEKRKTSFFLSKEQEEQEQVQQEQRNEKTEFVLPRKVDGYNGKDDDSVVSHADCSDNNKVEDVNKCITNTDSINEDINVVISTSNATNDANEENASVNTNKKKKKISKFAKKMKYIKKKIFCKFMRSYGRSHYHKGEKRLEIKEDKKYTYYKKGEKGNDQKSALFCTVNGEVQDGQTVYPQEKEASNVMRNDEIDPFNNNKNRRNINEQSKKNASCNNFLYFTKKWYNHNSEQVLKKDIFYFIKKLKFKITEMLRHTFNIYENNSKNSMSDEEQFLLCEKEGKHEEQPTQNDRNYVENFHTHKSPGSILASSTLERNGLASSGVTSSKLSNSKLGRNFTKTCDYCVPQNESPKNNKKENIFRRGQKKSMCNYFFRRSKKGEQWFGRNLMKEKNNFHKEKKFNIFQSTGRGDIYHNNLYEKINLKKKNKIFFNVQKDDSLSCDEFTWDPLNPLNLIGPHSRCNGLRCDYIFFPPINYRKDKNNKQNKEDNIKVQKNSNIKMSYNEHLIRSDKNLKTNALPYGQDSKEGDDHAHSGFVWKLHSRSDKGSKWNSGKINSRNCSNKEKPEQRNIKKYGDLKILKHYYIKSAKILFNEPSVMIHSHRYYQNFNCCYSFCMKIRNVHFVTMSDHYAIKIDLRLKKNHQLV, from the coding sequence ttttaattgtgtacaaaaatttaatagCAATGTTGTTTCATtgaaatataagaataatcatattttaaaaagtataaagaACAAAGACAACGAGAAGAAAAATCATATAattcaatataaaaatagtagcTGTGCgctaattatatttttactatcaATAAGAGGACGGAAAGatgagaaaattaaaaatgcccttttttattatatagaagAGAATAATTATACGAAATTTGACAAAAATAGGATAATCGAAAAAAATAACCATATCAAGATCAagatgataatgataataaaagtaacaataacagaaataataataatatattacgtTAGCTTAGTAGagaatattctttttttatgcatacctattataaaaaatgtgcatCATCTTCTGTATCATcacaaaaatacaaaattgttTAATACTCAAGAATATTTACCAGTAGAAAGGGAAATgcgtattataaataaatgcgGGAAAGCTTTCCTTACAAATTTTTCGCagatattacatttttttttgtgtgtaGCTATTCAGCATTATATTCCTCCCGATGGTCATCAATTTGCTCGCCATTTTAAATTAGATAGTATCATCCATTTTTTGATTTTGAAAGTTGTATTACATAGTCAGaaccattttaaaattaacgTATCTTATgaacatacatttataactCTACAGTTAATTGCATATTTAAcagaaatatgtaaaaaggaTTTCCCCTTTTTTGCTACTAAAGTATTTtgtatgataaaaaatttgaaagaaGGCAGAATGCCCTTTAGTGTAGAACGCAGAAATAACAAGATAAGTAAAAAGGGGAACAACAATTGCAACCACAGCAACAGTAGCGGCAAAAATAACAACATTGGTAACAATAACATTGGCAACAATAACATTGGTAACAATAACATTGGCAACAATAACATTGGTAACAATAACATTGGCAACAATAACATTGGTAACAATAACATTGACAACAATAACATTGGCAACAATAACATTGGCAACAATAACATTGGCAACAATAACATTGGCAACAATAACAGGAACAATATgagcatatatatgaactgCGAGCGGAAGGTGCGATATGAGGAGATGTTCAATCTTAGTAAAAATCGCCACAGTTATTTCAGAAATCAGTATAGGCAGTCCGGAAAAGTAGGAAAGAGGACATGTATGAACATGATCAGAGTGAAAAACGGTAAATTGgctaaaaaatttatgtgtGAAATGACCCTCAAAAATTCTTTAGAATATAAGAGCAAAGGTGAAATTAGAAACAGTGAAGAATATAGTGGAAGGAATGATCATAACAGTAATACCTACAGTAGGGAAGGAAACGAACATAATCATCGTAGGGGAAGTAGAGATAGTGGACAGAATAGCGAAAAAGGTAGTGGTAGCGAACAGGACAGTAACAGCAAGAAGAGTAACggtaatgaaaataattacaacAACAGTggaaacaataataacaaaaacagCAATAGCAGCGGTGGCAATAATAACAACAGTGAAGGTAATGACAATgataatagcaataataacGATGAAGACAATAAGAATAACAAAGGAGAAGACGACTTTGTAGGTGATGATAAGAGTAATGATGAACGCAGCAATAACGATAACGATAATAATGAAGATATTAATGTGGaaggtaataataataaaggtgAAATTAACGTGAATGGAAACGAAAATAAGGACGCTGAAGGAATTAATAATGTAGATGCTGGTAACAGCACTGCTAACTGTAAAAGCAGTTCACGTAGTAggagtaataataataatattacaagTTGTAATGACAATATATGTAATCAGAGTAATGTGAATATCACGGATGAAGGTAGAACAATAAGCAGCAGTAATAAGATATGTGATGAAAGTGACAACAGTACTAAAGAACACAAACAAAATGGAGAAGataaggaaaagaaaaatttaaaaattaccaAAAGGATGCTAAAAAATCTATCATTCATGTCATTTAATACAGGAttattagaatataaaatatgtggGATTTGTATTTATCAAAACCCTCCATTTATTTCAAGTAGACTTCTTCATATTCCTtttgctttaaaaaaaacaaatgcaGATATAATAGCTCTACAGGAAGTATATGACGAGAAACATGTAGAATATCTTAAAAGTAATTTAAATTCGAGTTATCCTTTTTGTGCTAGAGATAATTATTGCAGCgatatatttatgaacaaaTTTATCGGTGCAAATAAGGTTGATGGGAATGAAGAAAATGGGCCCAGAAGCAATATTGTAGAAGGTAGCAATAAACAGGGTGGTAAAGGTGACGATAAAAATGACGAAAAAAGTTACAGCAAAAATGATGGCAAAAGTTACAGCAAAAATGATGGAAAAAGTTACAGCAAAAATGATCGCAAAAGTGACGTTAAAAGTAGCGACATTGGAGACGACAAATGTAGCAACAGTAGTATCATTAATAATGCTTGTAAAAGGAATAGTCTAAATTATTGCAAGAATGGGGGTAAAAGGAACAATCCAAATATCAGTAACGCAAACATGAACAGTCGAAGCGGCGTAcaaagaaaagagaaaaattgcaaaaaaaagaaatatttcgCCCTACATCATGGCTTGTTAGTATTTAGTAAATACCccattatatattcttattttcatCAATTTAAACATGTGAcatatttagaaaatttattcGGAACTAAAGGATTTTTAGAAGTAGTTATTGATGTTCCATTTTTCAGTTACATTACTCTGGTCAATATGCATTTAGCTAGTGGTGCTGTTGACACAgaatcaaaatatatagaaaaagtTAGAGATTTTGAAATTAAACAAATCATGAAAATTGCTAGAAATgctgaaaaaagaaatacaatACCAATAATTATTGGTGATTTAAATGCTGCTCCTAATTTGTGTccaaataattattcttcttttattaaaagagGATGGAAAGATGCATGGCTTTATGCTAGGaatgtcaaaaaaaaaaaaataaaacaagttTTAGCTAAACCTCTACGTCAATTAAAAAGGAGCAAAACACCCGTTATCTCTCCCAACTTGTATAACCAGTTTGATTGTTTACTCCCGGCGGATAACAAACAAATTGGATACGAATTCGTTTATGAGAGCGGTGGAAATGATGTTGACAAGAGGATCTACAGTTTGAACAAAAGTGATGATAGTGCCAGCAAATATGGAAACAAAATTGGTAACAAAAATGGTAGTAAAATTGGAAACAAAACAGATGGTTATGGTACTAATGAGGGGTGTATTTATCTCGATAGTGGATCTAGCGATCATGATAATAGCAACATTGACTGCTGTCAATGTGCATTAAAAAGTATCTATCTCGAAAACTCAAgggagaaaaaagaaaatagaaaaaataacaagtccattaataataaatctaCTGCTATTTTCCTCGGTAAAAAGAGAAGTAATAACAACAGTGAAGAAAATTACAACAGTGAGAAAATTGTAAAGAGTGGGGAAAATTACAACTCAACTTTTTACGCCAATTCGGCTAAACTTTTGTGCAATAATTGCAAAAATCCCCATTTCCTGAACTTATGTAATGACGATAGCAAGCAGCTTAGGAAGAGCGTAAAAAAATGCGAGCTACATGAAAACAACATAGTTTCACCAATAACATATTTAGAAACAAATAACTTTAAGCCATGTGCAATGAAATTTGAAAGTTCTTCtgttaataatgataatagtatgaatagtaataataataatgtgaataatacaataaaaacgGGAACATACATGCACTTTAAAAAGCTTAAAAACGGCTTCTGCGTAGTATGccattacaaaaataaagaaaaatccAATGAAAATAGTAATACGTGTTTTCTAGGTACTAgtttatgtatttgtaaTAACAGTAGAGCAATAAAAACTATAgttaaaatcaaaaaaaagaaaagaaaatactttaatcatataaatgtcaaaaaaaaaaaaagatataaacaAGTTAGAAGTACATAcagaaaaaatagtaaaacgGATAATGTGGACATAAAGTTGAATAACATTAACAATAacgaaaattatttttattttaatgagaTTAGTTGTAGTAAGAGCAACCCTATTAAAAATTTCGTTTCtcatttttctaaaaataacGATTTTCCTAATTACGACATTAAAAGTGGTAAAAGAAATTTGCATGCAACTAGTACATTTTGTGTAGCAAAGTTAGATGAAGAGAAAGAAGGATGTTTTCCTAGTagtgatataaaatataaaggatACGATAGTGAGGATATAAAGAACATATCTACGGATGTTATTAACACATGCACATGTATAAGTAGTAGCTATACTGATATAAGCAAAAATTGCTTAGATATCAGAAACAGCAACAACTACACAAGTGTAgactatataaaaaagggtAAGGATATTTGTATGCGCAGTATACCAAATATTAAGAATGAAACAAGACCATCCAATATTTGTGGGAACATCCACCAAAAAAATGATAGCATCAGGACACAGAAGAACATACAAAGGTGTTCTACTTGtgatattattaaatggGATACTAaacttaataataatattgtttataataaaatcagcttgttcaaaaataatgaaaaaagaaatacttCAAATGAAGTTATGACAAAGTACTACGAACAGTCAGATTATTGTGCAGGtaaaaaggaagaatattataacaatttCAAAAACTGCACCAACAATAACAGtgattataatttatactcAAGTGATATTTCGAGCGACAGCAATCGTTCGTACACGGATCTGTACGATGATGAGGAggaagaagtggaagaagaggaagaaacGGAAGAAGGAgaagaagtggaagaagGGGAAGAAGATATGAACGATTTAAGTGACACCAATTGGAATAGCTCAAGGTGTTTTATCAGCAAAGTAGATTATACGAACAATAAGAAAGGACTAGTAAGTGAGGTGGAAAAAGGGTATACATATTCAGATGCTACGAACAGAGTAATAAgaaagaataaagaaaacGATATATTAAATGGTGAAGTGTTTgttaaaaatgaacataatGGAAATATGAGAAGGGACTTAACAGATGATGTACCCATTACTGAAAAAAGTGGAGTATTAGGGAACCACGAAATAAAGAACGAAGATCATTACAAATGCCATTACAAAGAGTGTTATAAAGGACGCTTCAGAGATATTACCAATTCACTCTGTTGTGACTCATATAAGGAAGGTAATACTACCCtcacgcatatatataatgaaaaccCTCAAAATGGTATATACTCTGAAAAGatcaaaaaaatagagaaaaataattctagATTGAATAAAAGCTCTTCACATGATGAAGGACAAGAAGGCGTAAACTATATCAGGACTAATTATCAggataaggaaaaaagaaaaacaagtTTCTTTTTGAGTAAAGAACAGGAGGAACAAGAACAAGTACAACAAGAgcaaagaaatgaaaaaacggAGTTTGTGTTACCCAGAAAGGTAGACGGTTACAATGGCAAGGACGATGACAGTGTCGTTAGTCATGCCGATTGTAGCGATAATAACAAAGTCGAAGATGTCAACAAATGTATTACAAACACTGATTCTATTAATGAAGATATAAATGTTGTAATAAGTACATCTAACGCAACCAACGATGCGAACGAAGAAAATGCAAGTGTTAACACAAacaagaagaagaaaaaaatatctaaatttgcaaagaaaatgaaatatataaaaaaaaaaattttctgcAAGTTCATGAGGAGTTACGGAAGGTCCCACTACCATAAAGGTGAAAAAAGACTAGAAATTAaggaagataaaaaatatacatattacaaaaaaggggaaaaaggaaatgaCCAAAAGAGCGCTTTGTTTTGTACCGTTAATGGAGAGGTACAAGATGGTCAGACTGTATATCCTCAAGAAAAGGAAGCATCGAATGTCATGAGGAATGATGAGATAGATCCtttcaataataataaaaatagaagaaatataaatgaacaaagTAAGAAAAATGCAAGTTGCaataattttctatatttcacaaaaaaatGGTATAATCATAACAGTGAACAAGTgctaaaaaaagatattttctattttatcaaaaaattgaAGTTTAAAATTACAGAAATGTTAAGACacacatttaatatttatgaaaataattctaaaaataGTATGAGTGATGAGGagcaatttttattatgtgaGAAGGAGGGGAAGCACGAAGAGCAGCCTACGCAAAATGACAGAAACTATGTAGAGAATTTTCACACGCACAAATCGCCAGGAAGCATATTAGCAAGTAGCACATTAGAAAGAAATGGATTAGCAAGTAGTGGAGTAACCAGTAGTAAGTTATCGAACAGCAAGTTAGGAAGAAATTTTACTAAAACGTGTGATTACTGTGTTCCACAGAATGAATCCCccaaaaacaataaaaaggaaaatatatttagacgaggacaaaaaaaatctatgtgcaactatttttttagaaGGAGCAAGAAAGGAGAACAGTGGTTTGGAAGAAATctaatgaaagaaaaaaataattttcataaggaaaaaaaatttaatatttttcagaGTACAGGACGAGGagatatatatcataataatttatatgaaaaaataaatcttaaaaaaaaaaataaaattttttttaatgtgcAGAAAGATGATTCTCTTTCGTGTGATGAATTTACATGGGATCCTTTGAACCCTTTGAATTTAATCGGACCACATTCTAGATGTAACGGATTAAGGTGcgattacatatttttcccTCCAATAAATTACagaaaggataaaaataataaacaaaataaagaagacaATATAAAAGTTcagaaaaatagtaatattaaaatgagTTACAATGAACACCTAATAAGGAGTGACAAAAACCTGAAGACGAACGCTTTACCATATGGACAGGATAGTAAGGAAGGAGATGATCATGCACACTCAGGTTTTGTTTGGAAATTGCACAGCAGAAGTGATAAGGGTAGCAAATGGAACAGTGGCAAAATAAATAGTCGAAATTGCAGTAATAAAGAAAAGCCAGAACAAcgtaacattaaaaaatatggagaTCTAAAAATTCTGaagcattattatattaagagTGCAAagatattatttaatgagcCCTCAGTAATGATACATTCTCACAGGTATTACCAAAATTTCAATTGTTGCTACTCATTTTGTATGAAAATAAGGAATGTTCATTTTGTAACGATGTCTGATCATTATGCTATTAAAATTGATTTACGACTCAAAAAAAATCATCAATTGGTATAG